The following proteins are co-located in the Solanum pennellii chromosome 8, SPENNV200 genome:
- the LOC107028925 gene encoding dynamin-related protein 3A-like isoform X2: protein MGKNSKRSNSNSNSDVAQSTHPSFFIGSSVIPIINKLQDIFAPLGDIDDRFTGLRLPQVAVIGSQSSGKSSVLEALVGRDFLPRGCDICTRRPLVLQLEKRSAEIGNDSLEWGEFGHLPEKRFYDFSAIRREILAETEKEVGVNRGVSDKQIRLKICSPNVLNITLVDLPGITKVPVGDQPSDIEARIRDMIMSYIKQETSIILAVSPANADLANSDALQMAKQVDPTGTRTIGVITKLDIMDKGTNARSFLLGKVIPLRLGYIGVVNRSQEDINNNRPIREALAYEEQFFRDYHVYRGLSDRCGIPQLAKKLNQILEQHIRNVLPTLKTDLTSQLVAAEKELRAYGEALESKGERGAMLLNILTKYSEAFSSEVDGKSQAMTTKELSGGARIHHIFQSIFVKSLEEVDPCEDLSDEDIRIAIHNATGPRNALFVPEVPFEVLVRRQIARLLDPSLQCLRFVYDELIKISRACETVEMQRFSELRRRLEDVTARFLRDDVKPAERMITNLIDMEVGRPQSDNDRVSSAEESKTLKRGWLEFSFGTWVGEGGGRLEATMWRSTSTTRTWGVTSLFGIRGSSVGNSSKRHAAEVVHDITLAPPVIQLKNPPLVLRPGETETEYQVEIIVTKLLITSYYDIVRRNIQDLVPKAIMHYLVNHAKRNLLGTFIEKLYRENLYEDLLREHDDVVIQRRTTAEMCNALRQAVETLDEFVADVSTLSSSDSMDALPNFSNLSSNSNSKSST from the exons atggggaaaaattCGAAGAGATCAAACTCAAATTCAAACTCCGACGTTGCACAATCTACACATCCTTCATTCTTCATTGGTTCATCTGTGATTCCAATAATCAATAAGCTTCAGGATATCTTCGCACCGCTCGGCGATATCGACGATCGATTTACCGGTCTCCGGCTGCCGCAAGTGGCGGTGATTGGTAGTCAAAGTAGTGGAAAGTCGAGTGTACTTGAAGCTTTAGTTGGCCGTGATTTTCTACCGCGCGGCTGTGATATTTGCACTCGCCGACCACTAGTTCTTCAGCTTGAGAAACGTTCTGCTGAAATTGGTAATGATTCGCTTGAATGGGGAGAGTTTGGTCACCTTCCTGAGAAACGATTCTATGATTTCTCCGCTATTCGCCGCGAAATTCTg GCTGAAACAGAAAAAGAAGTGGGAGTTAACAGAGGTGTTTCGGATAAACAAATTCGGTTGAAAATCTGTTCTCCCAATGTTCTCAATATAACTCTTGTTGATCTACCTGGAATAACTAAAGTTCCTGTGGGTGATCAACCTAGTGACATTGAAGCAAGGATCAGAGATATGATAATGTCCTATATAAAACAAGAAACTTCAATTATATTGGCTGTTTCTCCTGCAAATGCGGATTTGGCTAATTCTGATGCACTACAAATGGCCAAACAGGTGGATCCAACTG GTACACGTACAATTGGTGTAATTACTAAG CTAGATATAATGGATAAGGGTACCAATGCGAGGAGCTTTCTGCTTGGGAAAGTTATTCCACTTCGTTTAGGTTATATCGGTGTTGTCAACCGCAGTCAAGAG GATATTAACAACAATCGTCCTATCAGGGAAGCACTTGCTTATGAGGAGCAGTTTTTCCGTGATTATCAT GTGTACCGTGGTTTATCTGATCGATGTGGAATCCCGCAATTGGCAAAGAAACTAAATCAG ATTCTGGAACAGCATATTCGAAATGTTCTCCCCACTTTGAAGACCGATTTAACTTCTCAGTTGGTTGCTGCTGAAAAAGAGTTACGTGCTTATGGAGAGGCTTTGGaatcaaaa GGAGAAAGAGGAGCGATGCTGTTGAATATTCTGACAAAATACTCTGAAG CATTTTCTTCAGAGGTGGATGGTAAAAGTCAAGCAATGACCACTAAAGAATTGTCAGGGGGAGCGCGGATTCACCACATATTTCAGTCAATTTTTGTAAAGAGCTTGGAG GAAGTTGATCCTTGTGAAGATCTAAGTGACGAGGATATAAGAATAGCTATCCACAATGCAACTGGTCCAAGAAATGCGCTATTTGTGCCAGAG GTCCCATTTGAAGTTTTGGTTAGACGACAGATCGCTAGGCTGCTTGATCCTAGCCTCCAGTGCTTGCGATTCGTCTATGATGAACTTATAAAG ATTAGTCGTGCTTGTGAAACAGTTGAAATGCAACGCTTCTCAGAGTTAAGAAGGCGACTAGAGGATGTCACTGCAAGGTTTCTACGAGATGATGTAAAACCCGCTGAAAGAATGATAACAAATCTTATTGATATGGAG GTGGGCCGACCTCAATCTGACAATGATAGAGTGTCATCAGCAG AAGAGAGCAAAACATTGAAACGAGGCTGGTTAGAGTTTTCTTTTGGTACCTGGGTTGGGGAGGGGGGAGGGAGGCTTGAAGCAACAATGTGGAGAA GTACCTCAACCACAAGGACATGGGGTGTTACTTCCCTATTTGGAATCCGGGGATCATCAGTAGGGAATTCATCTAAGAGACATGCTGCTGAAGTGGTGCATGATATTACTCTGGCACCCCCTGTTATACAATTGAAAAAT CCACCGCTGGTCTTGAGGCCTGGAGAGACTGAAACAGAGTATCAAGTCGAGATCATAGTGACGAAACTGCTCATAACATCTTATTATGATATTGTGAGGAGGAATATACAGGATTTGGTTCCAAAAGCTATCATGCATTATCTG GTCAATCATGCTAAGAGAAACCTTCTTGGCACATTCATCGAGAAGTTGTACCG CGAGAACCTATATGAAGATTTGTTGCGAGAGCATGATGATGTTGTCATTCAAAGGAGGACGACTGCAGAGATGTGCAATGCTCTGCGACAAGCTGTCGAG ACACTAGATGAGTTCGTTGCTGATGTTTCTACCCTAAGTTCAAGCGACAGTATGGATGCATTGCCAAACTTTTCTAACCTTTCATCaaactcaaactcaaaatcaagCACTTGA
- the LOC107026780 gene encoding protein ENHANCED DISEASE RESISTANCE 2-like → MNTPRPALQYNKLHYSIATKPGGAPPSLHRRINSSYFHRKMCSAKQKEKEKLNQHRPKGGGRDWREEVISGGSLKCVDLNKGTNGWASPPGDNFNLRGTNYFTKKTKIPSGEWLLQPAGVDWLRSNSKLDHVLSRNDNRVMNALKKSHSQGEFLKTFVLAVNLQIPGRDQHSAVFYFATEQNRPLEPGSLLYRFVHGDDSYRNSRFKIVNRMIKGPWIVKTAVGNYSACLLGKALNCYYHKGPNYLEIDVDIGSSAIATAILHLALGYVTSVSIDMGFLVEAETAEELPEKLFGAVRICQMEMSSATFVETTPYKKLISNHNSSKVQAENNEDEDDK, encoded by the coding sequence atgaacaCCCCACGCCCAGCATTACAATACAATAAACTCCATTACTCCATAGCTACGAAGCCCGGAGGAGCTCCGCCATCTCTTCACCGGCGGATAAATTCGAGCTATTTTCATCGAAAAATGTGCTCGGCAAAgcagaaggagaaggagaaactGAATCAACACCGTCCGAAAGGCGGAGGAAGAGACTGGAGGGAAGAAGTAATCTCCGGCGGGTCATTGAAGTGCGTTGATTTGAATAAGGGAACAAATGGATGGGCTTCACCTCCGGGAGATAATTTCAATCTCCGAGGTACGAATTACTTCACAAAAAAGACGAAAATACCTTCAGGTGAATGGCTTCTACAACCCGCCGGAGTTGATTGGCTCCGATCAAATTCAAAACTCGATCACGTCCTCTCTCGGAACGACAACCGTGTAATGAACGCGCTGAAGAAATCTCATTCACAAGGTGAGTTTCTTAAAACCTTTGTACTCGCTGTAAACCTTCAAATCCCCGGTAGAGATCAGCACAGTGCAGTTTTCTACTTCGCTACTGAACAAAACCGCCCGCTCGAACCGGGATCATTACTCTACCGATTCGTACACGGCGATGACTCGTACCGTAACAGCCGGTTCAAAATCGTGAACCGGATGATTAAAGGACCGTGGATTGTGAAAACCGCCGTCGGAAATTACTCCGCTTGTTTACTCGGTAAAGCTTTGAATTGCTATTACCATAAAGGACCTAATTACTTAGAAATCGACGTTGATATTGGTAGCTCCGCGATTGCCACTGCGATTTTGCATTTAGCTTTAGGTTATGTTACGTCGGTGTCGATTGATATGGGGTTTTTGGTGGAGGCGGAGACGGCGGAGGAGTTGCCGGAAAAGCTGTTCGGAGCGGTGAGGATATGTCAAATGGAGATGAGTTCTGCTACTTTCGTAGAAACGACGCCGTATAAGAAATTAATTTCTAATCATAATAGCAGCAAAGTCCAGGCTGAGAATAACGAAGACGAAGATGAcaaatga
- the LOC107028925 gene encoding dynamin-related protein 3A-like isoform X3: MGKNSKRSNSNSNSDVAQSTHPSFFIGSSVIPIINKLQDIFAPLGDIDDRFTGLRLPQVAVIGSQSSGKSSVLEALVGRDFLPRGCDICTRRPLVLQLEKRSAEIGNDSLEWGEFGHLPEKRFYDFSAIRREILAETEKEVGVNRGVSDKQIRLKICSPNVLNITLVDLPGITKVPVGDQPSDIEARIRDMIMSYIKQETSIILAVSPANADLANSDALQMAKQVDPTGTRTIGVITKLDIMDKGTNARSFLLGKVIPLRLGYIGVVNRSQEDINNNRPIREALAYEEQFFRDYHVYRGLSDRCGIPQLAKKLNQILEQHIRNVLPTLKTDLTSQLVAAEKELRAYGEALESKGERGAMLLNILTKYSEAFSSEVDGKSQAMTTKELSGGARIHHIFQSIFVKSLEEVDPCEDLSDEDIRIAIHNATGPRNALFVPEVPFEVLVRRQIARLLDPSLQCLRFVYDELIKISRACETVEMQRFSELRRRLEDVTARFLRDDVKPAERMITNLIDMEMDYINSSHPNFIGGTKAVDIAQNELKTMQVGRPQSDNDRVSSAGTSTTRTWGVTSLFGIRGSSVGNSSKRHAAEVVHDITLAPPVIQLKNPPLVLRPGETETEYQVEIIVTKLLITSYYDIVRRNIQDLVPKAIMHYLVNHAKRNLLGTFIEKLYRENLYEDLLREHDDVVIQRRTTAEMCNALRQAVETLDEFVADVSTLSSSDSMDALPNFSNLSSNSNSKSST, translated from the exons atggggaaaaattCGAAGAGATCAAACTCAAATTCAAACTCCGACGTTGCACAATCTACACATCCTTCATTCTTCATTGGTTCATCTGTGATTCCAATAATCAATAAGCTTCAGGATATCTTCGCACCGCTCGGCGATATCGACGATCGATTTACCGGTCTCCGGCTGCCGCAAGTGGCGGTGATTGGTAGTCAAAGTAGTGGAAAGTCGAGTGTACTTGAAGCTTTAGTTGGCCGTGATTTTCTACCGCGCGGCTGTGATATTTGCACTCGCCGACCACTAGTTCTTCAGCTTGAGAAACGTTCTGCTGAAATTGGTAATGATTCGCTTGAATGGGGAGAGTTTGGTCACCTTCCTGAGAAACGATTCTATGATTTCTCCGCTATTCGCCGCGAAATTCTg GCTGAAACAGAAAAAGAAGTGGGAGTTAACAGAGGTGTTTCGGATAAACAAATTCGGTTGAAAATCTGTTCTCCCAATGTTCTCAATATAACTCTTGTTGATCTACCTGGAATAACTAAAGTTCCTGTGGGTGATCAACCTAGTGACATTGAAGCAAGGATCAGAGATATGATAATGTCCTATATAAAACAAGAAACTTCAATTATATTGGCTGTTTCTCCTGCAAATGCGGATTTGGCTAATTCTGATGCACTACAAATGGCCAAACAGGTGGATCCAACTG GTACACGTACAATTGGTGTAATTACTAAG CTAGATATAATGGATAAGGGTACCAATGCGAGGAGCTTTCTGCTTGGGAAAGTTATTCCACTTCGTTTAGGTTATATCGGTGTTGTCAACCGCAGTCAAGAG GATATTAACAACAATCGTCCTATCAGGGAAGCACTTGCTTATGAGGAGCAGTTTTTCCGTGATTATCAT GTGTACCGTGGTTTATCTGATCGATGTGGAATCCCGCAATTGGCAAAGAAACTAAATCAG ATTCTGGAACAGCATATTCGAAATGTTCTCCCCACTTTGAAGACCGATTTAACTTCTCAGTTGGTTGCTGCTGAAAAAGAGTTACGTGCTTATGGAGAGGCTTTGGaatcaaaa GGAGAAAGAGGAGCGATGCTGTTGAATATTCTGACAAAATACTCTGAAG CATTTTCTTCAGAGGTGGATGGTAAAAGTCAAGCAATGACCACTAAAGAATTGTCAGGGGGAGCGCGGATTCACCACATATTTCAGTCAATTTTTGTAAAGAGCTTGGAG GAAGTTGATCCTTGTGAAGATCTAAGTGACGAGGATATAAGAATAGCTATCCACAATGCAACTGGTCCAAGAAATGCGCTATTTGTGCCAGAG GTCCCATTTGAAGTTTTGGTTAGACGACAGATCGCTAGGCTGCTTGATCCTAGCCTCCAGTGCTTGCGATTCGTCTATGATGAACTTATAAAG ATTAGTCGTGCTTGTGAAACAGTTGAAATGCAACGCTTCTCAGAGTTAAGAAGGCGACTAGAGGATGTCACTGCAAGGTTTCTACGAGATGATGTAAAACCCGCTGAAAGAATGATAACAAATCTTATTGATATGGAG aTGGATTATATAAATTCCTCGCATCCCAATTTTATTGGTGGGACAAAGGCGGTTGATATAGCGCAAAACGAATTGAAGACTATGCAG GTGGGCCGACCTCAATCTGACAATGATAGAGTGTCATCAGCAG GTACCTCAACCACAAGGACATGGGGTGTTACTTCCCTATTTGGAATCCGGGGATCATCAGTAGGGAATTCATCTAAGAGACATGCTGCTGAAGTGGTGCATGATATTACTCTGGCACCCCCTGTTATACAATTGAAAAAT CCACCGCTGGTCTTGAGGCCTGGAGAGACTGAAACAGAGTATCAAGTCGAGATCATAGTGACGAAACTGCTCATAACATCTTATTATGATATTGTGAGGAGGAATATACAGGATTTGGTTCCAAAAGCTATCATGCATTATCTG GTCAATCATGCTAAGAGAAACCTTCTTGGCACATTCATCGAGAAGTTGTACCG CGAGAACCTATATGAAGATTTGTTGCGAGAGCATGATGATGTTGTCATTCAAAGGAGGACGACTGCAGAGATGTGCAATGCTCTGCGACAAGCTGTCGAG ACACTAGATGAGTTCGTTGCTGATGTTTCTACCCTAAGTTCAAGCGACAGTATGGATGCATTGCCAAACTTTTCTAACCTTTCATCaaactcaaactcaaaatcaagCACTTGA
- the LOC107028925 gene encoding dynamin-related protein 3A-like isoform X1 encodes MGKNSKRSNSNSNSDVAQSTHPSFFIGSSVIPIINKLQDIFAPLGDIDDRFTGLRLPQVAVIGSQSSGKSSVLEALVGRDFLPRGCDICTRRPLVLQLEKRSAEIGNDSLEWGEFGHLPEKRFYDFSAIRREILAETEKEVGVNRGVSDKQIRLKICSPNVLNITLVDLPGITKVPVGDQPSDIEARIRDMIMSYIKQETSIILAVSPANADLANSDALQMAKQVDPTGTRTIGVITKLDIMDKGTNARSFLLGKVIPLRLGYIGVVNRSQEDINNNRPIREALAYEEQFFRDYHVYRGLSDRCGIPQLAKKLNQILEQHIRNVLPTLKTDLTSQLVAAEKELRAYGEALESKGERGAMLLNILTKYSEAFSSEVDGKSQAMTTKELSGGARIHHIFQSIFVKSLEEVDPCEDLSDEDIRIAIHNATGPRNALFVPEVPFEVLVRRQIARLLDPSLQCLRFVYDELIKISRACETVEMQRFSELRRRLEDVTARFLRDDVKPAERMITNLIDMEMDYINSSHPNFIGGTKAVDIAQNELKTMQVGRPQSDNDRVSSAEESKTLKRGWLEFSFGTWVGEGGGRLEATMWRSTSTTRTWGVTSLFGIRGSSVGNSSKRHAAEVVHDITLAPPVIQLKNPPLVLRPGETETEYQVEIIVTKLLITSYYDIVRRNIQDLVPKAIMHYLVNHAKRNLLGTFIEKLYRENLYEDLLREHDDVVIQRRTTAEMCNALRQAVETLDEFVADVSTLSSSDSMDALPNFSNLSSNSNSKSST; translated from the exons atggggaaaaattCGAAGAGATCAAACTCAAATTCAAACTCCGACGTTGCACAATCTACACATCCTTCATTCTTCATTGGTTCATCTGTGATTCCAATAATCAATAAGCTTCAGGATATCTTCGCACCGCTCGGCGATATCGACGATCGATTTACCGGTCTCCGGCTGCCGCAAGTGGCGGTGATTGGTAGTCAAAGTAGTGGAAAGTCGAGTGTACTTGAAGCTTTAGTTGGCCGTGATTTTCTACCGCGCGGCTGTGATATTTGCACTCGCCGACCACTAGTTCTTCAGCTTGAGAAACGTTCTGCTGAAATTGGTAATGATTCGCTTGAATGGGGAGAGTTTGGTCACCTTCCTGAGAAACGATTCTATGATTTCTCCGCTATTCGCCGCGAAATTCTg GCTGAAACAGAAAAAGAAGTGGGAGTTAACAGAGGTGTTTCGGATAAACAAATTCGGTTGAAAATCTGTTCTCCCAATGTTCTCAATATAACTCTTGTTGATCTACCTGGAATAACTAAAGTTCCTGTGGGTGATCAACCTAGTGACATTGAAGCAAGGATCAGAGATATGATAATGTCCTATATAAAACAAGAAACTTCAATTATATTGGCTGTTTCTCCTGCAAATGCGGATTTGGCTAATTCTGATGCACTACAAATGGCCAAACAGGTGGATCCAACTG GTACACGTACAATTGGTGTAATTACTAAG CTAGATATAATGGATAAGGGTACCAATGCGAGGAGCTTTCTGCTTGGGAAAGTTATTCCACTTCGTTTAGGTTATATCGGTGTTGTCAACCGCAGTCAAGAG GATATTAACAACAATCGTCCTATCAGGGAAGCACTTGCTTATGAGGAGCAGTTTTTCCGTGATTATCAT GTGTACCGTGGTTTATCTGATCGATGTGGAATCCCGCAATTGGCAAAGAAACTAAATCAG ATTCTGGAACAGCATATTCGAAATGTTCTCCCCACTTTGAAGACCGATTTAACTTCTCAGTTGGTTGCTGCTGAAAAAGAGTTACGTGCTTATGGAGAGGCTTTGGaatcaaaa GGAGAAAGAGGAGCGATGCTGTTGAATATTCTGACAAAATACTCTGAAG CATTTTCTTCAGAGGTGGATGGTAAAAGTCAAGCAATGACCACTAAAGAATTGTCAGGGGGAGCGCGGATTCACCACATATTTCAGTCAATTTTTGTAAAGAGCTTGGAG GAAGTTGATCCTTGTGAAGATCTAAGTGACGAGGATATAAGAATAGCTATCCACAATGCAACTGGTCCAAGAAATGCGCTATTTGTGCCAGAG GTCCCATTTGAAGTTTTGGTTAGACGACAGATCGCTAGGCTGCTTGATCCTAGCCTCCAGTGCTTGCGATTCGTCTATGATGAACTTATAAAG ATTAGTCGTGCTTGTGAAACAGTTGAAATGCAACGCTTCTCAGAGTTAAGAAGGCGACTAGAGGATGTCACTGCAAGGTTTCTACGAGATGATGTAAAACCCGCTGAAAGAATGATAACAAATCTTATTGATATGGAG aTGGATTATATAAATTCCTCGCATCCCAATTTTATTGGTGGGACAAAGGCGGTTGATATAGCGCAAAACGAATTGAAGACTATGCAG GTGGGCCGACCTCAATCTGACAATGATAGAGTGTCATCAGCAG AAGAGAGCAAAACATTGAAACGAGGCTGGTTAGAGTTTTCTTTTGGTACCTGGGTTGGGGAGGGGGGAGGGAGGCTTGAAGCAACAATGTGGAGAA GTACCTCAACCACAAGGACATGGGGTGTTACTTCCCTATTTGGAATCCGGGGATCATCAGTAGGGAATTCATCTAAGAGACATGCTGCTGAAGTGGTGCATGATATTACTCTGGCACCCCCTGTTATACAATTGAAAAAT CCACCGCTGGTCTTGAGGCCTGGAGAGACTGAAACAGAGTATCAAGTCGAGATCATAGTGACGAAACTGCTCATAACATCTTATTATGATATTGTGAGGAGGAATATACAGGATTTGGTTCCAAAAGCTATCATGCATTATCTG GTCAATCATGCTAAGAGAAACCTTCTTGGCACATTCATCGAGAAGTTGTACCG CGAGAACCTATATGAAGATTTGTTGCGAGAGCATGATGATGTTGTCATTCAAAGGAGGACGACTGCAGAGATGTGCAATGCTCTGCGACAAGCTGTCGAG ACACTAGATGAGTTCGTTGCTGATGTTTCTACCCTAAGTTCAAGCGACAGTATGGATGCATTGCCAAACTTTTCTAACCTTTCATCaaactcaaactcaaaatcaagCACTTGA
- the LOC107027055 gene encoding anaphase-promoting complex subunit 13 — protein sequence MAEQILSLGVLIDVVDEEWMRDTLPADDLPLPPVLLPKTDDNEDSNQEAPQVDGDTWHDLALENHRH from the exons atggCAGAGCAAATCCTCAGCTTGGGAGTCCTCATAGACGTTGTGGATGAAGAATGGATGCGAGATACCCTGCCTGCTGATG ATCTCCCGTTACCACCCGTACTACTTCCTAAGACTGATGACAATGAAGATTCAA ATCAAGAGGCTCCACAAGTTGATGGAGATACATGGCACGACCTTGCATTGGAAAATCACCGACATTAA
- the LOC107028925 gene encoding dynamin-related protein 3B-like isoform X4 — protein sequence MGKNSKRSNSNSNSDVAQSTHPSFFIGSSVIPIINKLQDIFAPLGDIDDRFTGLRLPQVAVIGSQSSGKSSVLEALVGRDFLPRGCDICTRRPLVLQLEKRSAEIGNDSLEWGEFGHLPEKRFYDFSAIRREILAETEKEVGVNRGVSDKQIRLKICSPNVLNITLVDLPGITKVPVGDQPSDIEARIRDMIMSYIKQETSIILAVSPANADLANSDALQMAKQVDPTGTRTIGVITKLDIMDKGTNARSFLLGKVIPLRLGYIGVVNRSQEDINNNRPIREALAYEEQFFRDYHVYRGLSDRCGIPQLAKKLNQILEQHIRNVLPTLKTDLTSQLVAAEKELRAYGEALESKGERGAMLLNILTKYSEAFSSEVDGKSQAMTTKELSGGARIHHIFQSIFVKSLEEVDPCEDLSDEDIRIAIHNATGPRNALFVPEVPFEVLVRRQIARLLDPSLQCLRFVYDELIKISRACETVEMQRFSELRRRLEDVTARFLRDDVKPAERMITNLIDMEVGRPQSDNDRVSSAGTSTTRTWGVTSLFGIRGSSVGNSSKRHAAEVVHDITLAPPVIQLKNPPLVLRPGETETEYQVEIIVTKLLITSYYDIVRRNIQDLVPKAIMHYLVNHAKRNLLGTFIEKLYRENLYEDLLREHDDVVIQRRTTAEMCNALRQAVETLDEFVADVSTLSSSDSMDALPNFSNLSSNSNSKSST from the exons atggggaaaaattCGAAGAGATCAAACTCAAATTCAAACTCCGACGTTGCACAATCTACACATCCTTCATTCTTCATTGGTTCATCTGTGATTCCAATAATCAATAAGCTTCAGGATATCTTCGCACCGCTCGGCGATATCGACGATCGATTTACCGGTCTCCGGCTGCCGCAAGTGGCGGTGATTGGTAGTCAAAGTAGTGGAAAGTCGAGTGTACTTGAAGCTTTAGTTGGCCGTGATTTTCTACCGCGCGGCTGTGATATTTGCACTCGCCGACCACTAGTTCTTCAGCTTGAGAAACGTTCTGCTGAAATTGGTAATGATTCGCTTGAATGGGGAGAGTTTGGTCACCTTCCTGAGAAACGATTCTATGATTTCTCCGCTATTCGCCGCGAAATTCTg GCTGAAACAGAAAAAGAAGTGGGAGTTAACAGAGGTGTTTCGGATAAACAAATTCGGTTGAAAATCTGTTCTCCCAATGTTCTCAATATAACTCTTGTTGATCTACCTGGAATAACTAAAGTTCCTGTGGGTGATCAACCTAGTGACATTGAAGCAAGGATCAGAGATATGATAATGTCCTATATAAAACAAGAAACTTCAATTATATTGGCTGTTTCTCCTGCAAATGCGGATTTGGCTAATTCTGATGCACTACAAATGGCCAAACAGGTGGATCCAACTG GTACACGTACAATTGGTGTAATTACTAAG CTAGATATAATGGATAAGGGTACCAATGCGAGGAGCTTTCTGCTTGGGAAAGTTATTCCACTTCGTTTAGGTTATATCGGTGTTGTCAACCGCAGTCAAGAG GATATTAACAACAATCGTCCTATCAGGGAAGCACTTGCTTATGAGGAGCAGTTTTTCCGTGATTATCAT GTGTACCGTGGTTTATCTGATCGATGTGGAATCCCGCAATTGGCAAAGAAACTAAATCAG ATTCTGGAACAGCATATTCGAAATGTTCTCCCCACTTTGAAGACCGATTTAACTTCTCAGTTGGTTGCTGCTGAAAAAGAGTTACGTGCTTATGGAGAGGCTTTGGaatcaaaa GGAGAAAGAGGAGCGATGCTGTTGAATATTCTGACAAAATACTCTGAAG CATTTTCTTCAGAGGTGGATGGTAAAAGTCAAGCAATGACCACTAAAGAATTGTCAGGGGGAGCGCGGATTCACCACATATTTCAGTCAATTTTTGTAAAGAGCTTGGAG GAAGTTGATCCTTGTGAAGATCTAAGTGACGAGGATATAAGAATAGCTATCCACAATGCAACTGGTCCAAGAAATGCGCTATTTGTGCCAGAG GTCCCATTTGAAGTTTTGGTTAGACGACAGATCGCTAGGCTGCTTGATCCTAGCCTCCAGTGCTTGCGATTCGTCTATGATGAACTTATAAAG ATTAGTCGTGCTTGTGAAACAGTTGAAATGCAACGCTTCTCAGAGTTAAGAAGGCGACTAGAGGATGTCACTGCAAGGTTTCTACGAGATGATGTAAAACCCGCTGAAAGAATGATAACAAATCTTATTGATATGGAG GTGGGCCGACCTCAATCTGACAATGATAGAGTGTCATCAGCAG GTACCTCAACCACAAGGACATGGGGTGTTACTTCCCTATTTGGAATCCGGGGATCATCAGTAGGGAATTCATCTAAGAGACATGCTGCTGAAGTGGTGCATGATATTACTCTGGCACCCCCTGTTATACAATTGAAAAAT CCACCGCTGGTCTTGAGGCCTGGAGAGACTGAAACAGAGTATCAAGTCGAGATCATAGTGACGAAACTGCTCATAACATCTTATTATGATATTGTGAGGAGGAATATACAGGATTTGGTTCCAAAAGCTATCATGCATTATCTG GTCAATCATGCTAAGAGAAACCTTCTTGGCACATTCATCGAGAAGTTGTACCG CGAGAACCTATATGAAGATTTGTTGCGAGAGCATGATGATGTTGTCATTCAAAGGAGGACGACTGCAGAGATGTGCAATGCTCTGCGACAAGCTGTCGAG ACACTAGATGAGTTCGTTGCTGATGTTTCTACCCTAAGTTCAAGCGACAGTATGGATGCATTGCCAAACTTTTCTAACCTTTCATCaaactcaaactcaaaatcaagCACTTGA